In Malania oleifera isolate guangnan ecotype guangnan chromosome 8, ASM2987363v1, whole genome shotgun sequence, a single window of DNA contains:
- the LOC131162796 gene encoding uncharacterized protein LOC131162796: protein MVAHSDDEKLMMHYFQDSLTRAIIRWYIQQDRARICTWKDLENAFIAQYRHVTEKAPNHMTLHSMEMKPNETFKEYAYRWRDMAIQVSPPVKDREAMSLFASTLKEPYFRHFLGVTPHDFVDIVSIGERIEIDIKIGKAKGLGPDSYSSKKWELSQAEGGLGAASGRCGAVIEAGAGAVEDGRALGSCCSSGRRSFWCSNGRKGRGSGAGVPISWLCWYASSRGELVRGLEKTHDCCGFERLQRVEQRGRGKFGKREIDQGAGSWELRE, encoded by the exons ATGGTCGCACACTCAGATGATGAGAAATTGATGATGCACTActttcaagatagcttgactaGAGCAATTATCAGATGGTATATTCAGCAAGATCGAGCTCGAATTTGCACCTGGAAAGATCTGGAAAATGCttttatagctcagtaccgccatgtgaCTGAAAAGGCACCTAATCACATGACCCTACATAGTATGGAAATGAAGCCTAACGAAACGTTCAAGGAATATGCGTACAGATGGAGGGACATggccatccaagtgagccctccagtaAAAGATAGGGAGGCTATGTCCTTATTTGCTAGCACCTTGAAGGAGCCATACTTCAGACATTTTCTAGGGGTGACCCCTCATGATTTCGTGGACATAGTGTCGATAGGGGAAAGGATTGAAATAGACATCAAGATAGGCAAGGCTAAGGGCTTAGGTCCAGACTCATATTCAAGTAAGAAATGG GAGTTGTCGCAAGCTGAAGGAGGGCTCGGGGCTGCTTCGGGGAGATGTGGTGCTGTGATAGAGGCCGGAGCTGGTGCTGTGGAAGATGGTAGGGCTCTCGGGTCCTGCTG TAGTTCTGGGAGGAGAAGTTTCTGGTGCTCCAATGGAAGGAAAGGCAGAGGATCCGGCGCTGGTGTGCCTATCTCGTGGCTGTGCTGGTATGCCAGCAGCAGGGGGGAGCTGGTTCGTGGGCTGGAGAAGACACACGACTGCTGTGGCTTTGAGAGGTTGCAGAGAGTAGAGCAGAGGGGCAGAGGGAAATTTGGGAAGAGGGAGATTGACCAGGGAGCAGGGAGCTGGGAGTTGAGAGAATAA